A single genomic interval of Chryseobacterium paludis harbors:
- the ftsZ gene encoding cell division protein FtsZ, translated as MENIGTQGFSFDLPKGNSSIIKVIGVGGGGNNALKHMYEKGIHGVDFVICNTDAQTLDNNPVSNKVQLGTTITEGLGAGADPEVGEKSAIESIEEIKAAMGQNTKMVFITAGMGGGTGTGAAPVIAKVAKDMGILTVGIVTVPFSFEGKRRLEQAENGLEKLRNNVDSLIVINNDKLRQQFGNLGFKQGFSKADEVLTNAAKGMAEVITGYFDVNIDFRDAKSVLQNSGTALMSTGTASGDNKADEAVRKALDSPLLNDNKITGAKNVLLLIRSGAEEVTMDEIGIIMDHIQKEAGHTADIIFGVGADEELGDAVSVLVIATGFSNDDKKFAGPTEKIRIGLNDKLDSFKTSPFKTREEREIAPEQGYTFGGKNLFRLDDEDQDNPQFKTSTEKKMIIEDEDVKTEIKFSEREEDTLDSPIQDWRNEAEEAQDAYSLFSFDEEHDPNDLEIQSFSFETEEKKETPSTSSSVQSFSEEKSVEFSFFVNEPVNEPKADYGQPKAEFNNTTNAVSQITEEPVQKVESFFQPVKEVPAVEEKPAVENKTESEAPKPSESEFTFVNKTIDQERVVERRNKLKEFNSRYQSFDNVNEFESVPAFKRKNISIDGTNASDQNINTYLSDNNGSMQIRENRFLNKDVD; from the coding sequence ATGGAAAATATAGGTACACAAGGGTTTTCATTTGATTTGCCAAAAGGAAATTCATCAATCATCAAAGTAATTGGTGTTGGTGGCGGTGGAAACAACGCCCTTAAACACATGTACGAGAAAGGGATTCACGGTGTTGATTTCGTGATCTGTAATACGGATGCTCAAACTTTAGATAATAACCCCGTCTCCAATAAAGTTCAGTTAGGTACTACTATTACTGAAGGACTTGGAGCAGGTGCTGATCCTGAAGTTGGAGAAAAATCAGCCATCGAAAGTATTGAAGAAATCAAGGCTGCGATGGGACAAAACACGAAGATGGTTTTCATTACTGCCGGAATGGGTGGTGGTACCGGAACGGGTGCCGCTCCCGTTATTGCTAAAGTGGCTAAAGATATGGGAATTTTAACAGTAGGTATTGTTACTGTTCCATTTAGCTTCGAAGGAAAAAGAAGACTTGAGCAGGCCGAAAATGGTCTTGAAAAATTAAGAAATAATGTTGACTCATTAATTGTCATCAATAACGATAAACTAAGACAGCAATTTGGTAACCTTGGATTTAAACAAGGATTTTCAAAAGCCGATGAAGTTTTGACCAATGCCGCGAAAGGTATGGCAGAAGTTATTACAGGTTACTTCGATGTAAACATTGACTTTAGAGATGCTAAATCTGTTCTTCAGAATTCTGGAACAGCGCTAATGTCTACAGGAACAGCTTCTGGAGACAATAAAGCAGACGAAGCAGTAAGAAAAGCCCTTGATTCCCCATTGTTGAATGACAATAAAATTACAGGTGCTAAAAATGTATTGTTGTTGATCAGAAGTGGTGCTGAAGAAGTTACTATGGATGAGATCGGTATCATCATGGATCATATCCAGAAAGAAGCAGGACATACTGCTGATATCATTTTTGGAGTTGGAGCAGATGAAGAACTGGGTGATGCAGTAAGTGTTCTTGTTATTGCTACCGGTTTTTCAAATGACGATAAAAAATTTGCAGGTCCTACTGAAAAAATCAGAATTGGTTTAAATGATAAATTAGATTCTTTCAAAACATCTCCTTTTAAAACAAGAGAAGAAAGAGAAATAGCTCCTGAACAAGGATATACTTTTGGGGGAAAGAATCTTTTCAGACTAGATGATGAAGACCAGGATAATCCTCAGTTTAAAACATCTACTGAAAAAAAAATGATTATTGAGGATGAAGACGTCAAAACAGAAATAAAATTCTCTGAGAGAGAGGAAGATACGTTAGACAGCCCTATCCAAGACTGGAGAAATGAAGCTGAAGAGGCACAGGATGCATATAGTTTATTTTCTTTCGATGAAGAGCACGATCCAAATGATTTGGAGATCCAATCTTTCTCTTTTGAAACAGAGGAAAAAAAGGAAACGCCTAGTACAAGTTCTTCTGTTCAGTCTTTTTCAGAGGAAAAATCGGTTGAATTTAGCTTCTTCGTAAACGAACCTGTCAATGAACCAAAAGCAGATTATGGGCAGCCAAAAGCAGAGTTTAATAACACAACAAATGCTGTTAGCCAAATAACTGAAGAGCCTGTTCAAAAAGTTGAAAGTTTCTTCCAGCCTGTAAAAGAAGTTCCTGCAGTTGAAGAAAAACCAGCTGTAGAAAATAAAACAGAAAGTGAAGCTCCTAAACCATCAGAAAGCGAATTCACGTTTGTGAATAAAACAATCGATCAGGAAAGAGTAGTTGAAAGAAGAAATAAATTAAAAGAATTCAATTCCCGTTATCAAAGTTTCGATAATGTGAATGAATTCGAATCTGTTCCTGCTTTCAAAAGAAAGAATATTTCGATTGACGGAACCAACGCTTCAGATCAGAATATAAATACATATTTATCGGATAACAATGGTTCTATGCAAATCAGAGAAAACAGATTTTTAAATAAAGATGTAGACTAG
- the murC gene encoding UDP-N-acetylmuramate--L-alanine ligase yields the protein MKLLETYQTFYFVGIGGIGMSALARYFNASGKKVLGYDKTNTKLTQQLMNEGIDIVFEDITDEKVTSLQQESTLVIYTPAIKTLGILDYFNQNDFEILKRAKVLGLITENTNCIAVAGTHGKTTTSTLVSHLCKEADLPFSCFLGGISENFKSNFLYNGSEYSVVEADEYDRSFLNLSPDWAVITSTDADHLDIYGDKSHIEEGFRQFAALVREDKKLFVRKGIDIGRDHQTYAVNEKADYYSDNLRMDHDKIYFDFHTPTEMIKDFVWEIPGIHNVENATVALAILHNLGVDFETLKKAIANFKGIKRRYTKHIYKNGKIYIDDYAHHPTEINAVVGSIKTFYPDKKLLVAFQPHLFSRTRDFADGFAESLSNADELILLDIYPARELQENFKGITSTWLLEKVTLGKKEGSTLAEAFEKIKEKDFDILLTVGAGNIDTLYDPICQWMGNNE from the coding sequence ATGAAATTATTAGAAACATATCAGACTTTTTACTTCGTTGGAATCGGAGGCATCGGCATGAGTGCCCTGGCGCGTTATTTTAATGCTTCAGGCAAAAAAGTTTTAGGTTATGATAAAACCAACACCAAACTTACTCAGCAGTTGATGAATGAGGGAATTGATATTGTTTTTGAAGATATAACCGATGAAAAAGTAACATCCCTTCAACAGGAAAGTACTTTGGTTATTTATACTCCGGCTATCAAAACATTAGGAATATTAGATTATTTTAATCAAAATGATTTTGAAATTCTAAAGCGCGCAAAGGTTCTGGGCTTAATTACGGAAAATACAAACTGTATAGCCGTTGCAGGAACTCATGGTAAAACAACAACTTCTACATTGGTATCTCATCTATGTAAAGAAGCCGATCTGCCATTTTCATGCTTTTTGGGAGGTATTTCAGAGAATTTCAAATCTAATTTTTTATATAACGGTTCTGAATATTCAGTAGTAGAAGCTGATGAATATGACAGAAGTTTTCTTAACCTTTCCCCCGATTGGGCAGTAATAACCTCTACGGATGCTGATCACCTGGATATTTATGGCGATAAAAGCCATATTGAAGAGGGCTTTAGACAGTTTGCAGCACTAGTTCGTGAAGATAAGAAGTTATTCGTAAGAAAAGGAATTGACATCGGAAGAGATCATCAAACTTACGCTGTCAATGAAAAAGCAGATTATTATTCCGACAATCTTCGTATGGATCATGATAAAATCTATTTTGATTTTCATACTCCTACGGAAATGATAAAAGATTTTGTCTGGGAAATTCCGGGAATTCATAACGTTGAAAATGCAACTGTAGCACTGGCTATTCTTCACAATTTAGGAGTAGATTTTGAAACTTTAAAAAAGGCTATCGCTAATTTCAAAGGAATTAAAAGGAGATATACCAAACATATATATAAAAACGGTAAGATTTATATTGATGATTATGCACACCATCCAACAGAAATTAATGCGGTAGTGGGTTCTATCAAAACGTTTTACCCTGATAAAAAATTATTAGTTGCATTTCAGCCCCATCTGTTCAGCAGAACAAGAGATTTTGCAGACGGATTTGCTGAAAGTTTAAGCAACGCCGACGAACTGATTCTGTTGGATATCTATCCTGCGAGAGAATTACAGGAAAATTTTAAAGGAATTACTTCCACCTGGCTATTAGAAAAAGTAACATTAGGTAAAAAAGAAGGATCAACATTAGCAGAAGCATTTGAGAAAATAAAAGAAAAGGATTTCGATATTCTTCTTACCGTAGGCGCGGGAAATATAGACACCCTCTATGATCCGATATGCCAATGGATGGGAAATAATGAATAA
- a CDS encoding GatB/YqeY domain-containing protein, with the protein MSLENIISEAIKTAMREKDRVALDSLRAVKSQIQLLKTEARGAEVSAEQEIAILQRMIKQRKDSYEQFSAQGRTDLAEVEDAQMKVIEKFLPQQLTAEELEAEIKNIISETRAESMKDLGKVMGIASKTLAGKSDGKSISEMAKKLLS; encoded by the coding sequence ATGAGTTTAGAAAATATAATAAGCGAAGCCATAAAAACGGCAATGAGAGAGAAAGACAGAGTCGCTCTGGATTCTCTTCGTGCTGTAAAATCTCAAATCCAGCTTTTAAAAACCGAAGCTAGAGGAGCAGAAGTTTCAGCAGAACAGGAAATTGCCATTTTGCAAAGAATGATCAAACAGCGTAAGGACTCTTATGAACAGTTTTCAGCTCAGGGAAGAACAGATTTAGCTGAAGTAGAAGATGCTCAGATGAAAGTAATTGAGAAGTTCTTACCTCAACAGCTTACTGCAGAAGAACTGGAAGCGGAAATTAAAAATATCATTTCAGAAACCAGAGCTGAATCTATGAAAGATCTAGGAAAGGTAATGGGAATTGCTTCAAAAACATTAGCCGGAAAATCGGATGGAAAAAGTATTTCCGAGATGGCTAAAAAGTTACTTTCATAA
- a CDS encoding BrxA/BrxB family bacilliredoxin: MYPTDLVMPMKAELTDKGFEDLTTTSQVEEALKQSGTTLLVINSVCGCAAGAARPGVVYSLTGDKKPDHLTTVFAGFDTEAVSEARKHLAPFPPSSPCVALFKDGELVHMLERHHIEGNPAGAIAANLQAAYDEYC; this comes from the coding sequence ATGTATCCAACAGACTTAGTAATGCCTATGAAGGCTGAACTTACAGATAAAGGTTTCGAAGACTTGACGACAACATCTCAGGTAGAAGAAGCATTAAAACAATCAGGAACAACATTATTAGTAATCAATTCGGTATGTGGGTGTGCTGCAGGTGCTGCAAGACCAGGAGTTGTTTATTCTTTGACAGGAGATAAGAAACCTGATCATTTAACAACAGTTTTTGCTGGTTTTGATACTGAAGCAGTTTCAGAAGCTAGAAAACATTTAGCTCCATTCCCCCCTAGCTCACCATGTGTAGCTCTTTTTAAAGATGGAGAATTGGTTCATATGCTAGAAAGACATCATATTGAAGGGAATCCTGCAGGAGCAATCGCTGCAAACCTTCAGGCAGCTTATGATGAATATTGCTAG
- the ftsA gene encoding cell division protein FtsA encodes MENQEYSVGLDIGTTKIVAIVGRRNAHGKIEVLGVGKAKSLGVHKGIVNNISQTINSIKAAVSEAQSSAGVPIRKVTVGIAGKHIRSLQHSDYIMREHPDKFITDDDIEALKDQVKKLVMLPGEEIIHVLPQEYKVDSEGEIQEPVGMHGKRLEANFHVVVGQMGSIRNIARCVREAGLEMEALTLEPLASSEAVLTKEEKEAGVAIVDIGGGTTDIAIFKDNIIRHTCVIPYGGGIITEDIKEGCSIIEKHAEQLKVKFGSAVPELEKDSTFVTIPGLHGRPDKEISLKTLAQIINARVEEILEMVNTELKAYGAFEQKKKLIAGIVLTGGGSNLKHLRQLANYTTGFDSRIGFANEYIANDKNQYLKGPEFATSIGLLMESLKIRDKKQVNIEEEEIVQEKQQPETTTNSTEVNTVTQQVSSVQEQEVVREQQEQKKAARLTFGQSLMEKVKKFFEEVE; translated from the coding sequence ATGGAAAATCAAGAGTATTCAGTAGGTCTGGACATCGGGACAACAAAGATAGTCGCGATTGTCGGAAGGAGGAATGCACACGGGAAAATAGAAGTTCTCGGTGTAGGAAAGGCCAAAAGTCTTGGAGTTCATAAAGGTATTGTGAATAATATCTCACAAACCATTAATTCAATCAAGGCGGCTGTTTCTGAAGCACAATCCAGTGCAGGAGTTCCTATCCGCAAGGTCACGGTTGGTATTGCAGGAAAACATATCCGTTCGCTGCAACACTCCGATTATATTATGCGTGAGCATCCAGACAAGTTTATTACAGATGACGACATCGAAGCCTTAAAGGATCAGGTAAAAAAACTGGTCATGCTTCCTGGTGAAGAAATTATCCATGTCCTTCCTCAAGAATATAAGGTGGATTCCGAGGGTGAAATACAAGAACCTGTCGGCATGCACGGAAAACGTTTAGAGGCTAATTTCCATGTTGTTGTAGGACAAATGGGAAGTATCAGAAACATCGCAAGATGTGTAAGAGAGGCTGGCCTGGAAATGGAAGCCCTTACTTTAGAGCCTTTAGCATCTTCTGAAGCTGTTCTTACAAAAGAAGAAAAAGAAGCAGGTGTCGCTATTGTAGATATTGGTGGTGGTACTACGGACATTGCCATTTTTAAAGATAATATCATCCGTCATACATGTGTAATCCCATACGGTGGTGGAATTATTACTGAAGATATCAAAGAGGGCTGTTCCATTATTGAAAAACATGCCGAACAATTGAAAGTGAAATTTGGATCTGCAGTTCCGGAACTGGAAAAAGACAGTACTTTCGTCACTATTCCAGGGCTTCATGGCAGACCAGATAAAGAGATATCGCTTAAAACTTTAGCACAAATTATCAATGCAAGAGTAGAGGAAATTCTTGAAATGGTAAATACAGAGCTAAAAGCGTATGGCGCCTTTGAACAGAAGAAAAAACTGATTGCAGGTATTGTTCTGACGGGAGGTGGTTCTAACCTGAAGCATTTGCGTCAACTTGCCAACTATACCACTGGGTTTGACAGTAGAATCGGTTTTGCAAACGAATATATTGCAAATGATAAGAACCAATATCTAAAAGGTCCTGAATTTGCAACATCTATTGGATTGCTGATGGAAAGCTTAAAAATCAGAGATAAAAAGCAAGTTAATATAGAAGAAGAGGAAATTGTTCAGGAAAAACAACAGCCAGAAACTACAACCAATTCAACTGAAGTGAATACTGTTACCCAACAGGTTTCTTCGGTTCAGGAGCAGGAAGTTGTAAGAGAACAGCAAGAACAAAAAAAAGCGGCAAGATTAACTTTCGGACAGTCGCTAATGGAAAAAGTAAAAAAATTCTTTGAAGAAGTAGAATAA
- a CDS encoding GH3 auxin-responsive promoter family protein codes for MATKALFNTVVNWFIRQRIDQIQNFMNHPIETQKGILFSQLFHAEDTEYGKKYGFNSISSYQDFKNKVPVVTYEDFEPYIERARQGYKDVSWPGYIKHFAKSSGTTNAKSKFIPISAESLEYCHMKAGKDMVSIYANNHPENQLFTNKNLRLGGSSELYADFNTKFGDLSAILIDNLPFWVEITTTPSKKVSLMSEWESKLKAIISEVKNEDVGSLLGVPSWMMVLLQRVLKETDVQNISELWPNLEVFFHGGISFKPYRDQYSQIIGKNINYYEIYNASEGFFGIQDRPNSDEMLLMLDYGIFYEFIPMDQFHLEDPLVINLEDVEVGKNYAMVITTNGGLWRYLIGDTVVFTSVNPFRIKVSGRTKHYINAFGEELMINNVELALTKACEETGAAITDFTGAPVFMKENESGAHEWIFEFSKNPDDLDCFINAFDDSLKAVNSDYEAKRYNNITLKKPIVHIARPNLFYCWLESKGKLGGQNKVPRLSNDREYIDPLLELNK; via the coding sequence ATGGCAACGAAAGCACTCTTCAATACTGTAGTGAATTGGTTTATCCGTCAAAGGATAGATCAGATACAGAATTTTATGAATCATCCTATTGAGACACAAAAGGGTATCTTGTTTTCCCAGCTGTTTCATGCCGAAGATACAGAGTATGGTAAAAAGTATGGTTTCAATTCAATTTCCAGTTACCAGGACTTTAAAAATAAGGTTCCCGTTGTTACCTATGAAGATTTTGAACCTTATATTGAGCGAGCAAGACAAGGTTATAAAGATGTAAGCTGGCCTGGTTATATTAAGCATTTCGCTAAATCCTCAGGAACAACGAATGCTAAAAGCAAGTTCATCCCTATCTCTGCCGAAAGTCTGGAATATTGCCACATGAAAGCAGGAAAAGATATGGTATCGATTTACGCCAACAATCATCCTGAAAATCAATTGTTTACCAACAAGAATCTACGTTTAGGAGGCAGTTCTGAACTCTATGCGGATTTCAATACTAAATTTGGGGACCTTTCTGCAATTCTTATAGATAATCTTCCTTTTTGGGTAGAGATCACGACAACGCCAAGTAAAAAGGTTTCCCTTATGTCCGAATGGGAAAGTAAACTGAAAGCCATTATCTCTGAAGTTAAGAATGAAGATGTGGGTAGTTTATTAGGTGTACCCAGCTGGATGATGGTTTTATTGCAAAGGGTACTAAAAGAAACAGATGTCCAGAATATTTCCGAACTATGGCCTAATTTAGAGGTCTTTTTTCACGGCGGAATCAGTTTTAAGCCCTACAGGGATCAATACAGTCAGATCATCGGAAAAAACATTAATTACTACGAAATTTACAATGCTTCTGAAGGCTTCTTCGGTATCCAGGACAGACCAAATAGTGATGAGATGCTCCTGATGTTGGATTATGGTATTTTCTACGAATTCATTCCGATGGATCAGTTTCACCTTGAAGACCCCTTGGTAATAAACCTTGAAGATGTTGAAGTCGGAAAAAATTATGCTATGGTCATTACCACCAATGGTGGATTATGGAGATATCTGATTGGGGATACTGTTGTATTTACTTCCGTTAATCCATTTAGGATAAAAGTCTCAGGAAGGACAAAACATTATATCAATGCATTTGGAGAAGAGTTAATGATCAATAATGTTGAGCTGGCTCTTACAAAAGCATGTGAGGAAACAGGAGCTGCGATAACAGACTTCACAGGGGCTCCGGTTTTCATGAAAGAAAATGAAAGTGGTGCTCATGAGTGGATATTTGAGTTTAGCAAAAATCCGGATGATCTTGATTGCTTTATCAATGCTTTCGATGATAGCTTAAAGGCTGTAAATTCAGATTATGAAGCTAAAAGATACAATAATATCACACTGAAAAAACCTATCGTTCATATTGCCAGGCCTAATTTATTTTACTGCTGGCTGGAATCTAAAGGAAAGCTAGGTGGGCAGAATAAAGTTCCCAGACTAAGCAATGATAGGGAATACATAGATCCGCTATTAGAACTTAACAAATAA
- a CDS encoding cell division protein FtsQ/DivIB: MKNKYRILKIAITVILLGFLLSFSLKKFGGQKITDNKISVKMSEKTPVYFIDEKDIRAIVNKENPSGKVGDLNIPALEKKINALPAVDSANVYLNLNGKLNLDIKQRVPVFRLNKDGRDFYVDEKGIEFPISKTYSHPCMLVTGNVKPDEYEKLAELVGKIDKDDFSKKYFIGISKNKDDYNLLTSEGNYKVEIGDLDNIEFKVKGFKAFVEKYLVYQDPQKYNMISVKYQNQIVTTLNPYFKENDSILNAGRMELAKVPVMAVARKVEAKTKTATVKKQSTTSKPKESIKPKTTAKPKETKKTPEKKAVTKPKGKVKIE; the protein is encoded by the coding sequence ATGAAAAATAAATACAGAATATTAAAAATTGCTATCACGGTAATCCTTCTTGGGTTCCTGCTGAGTTTCTCTTTAAAGAAATTCGGCGGTCAGAAGATTACGGATAATAAGATTTCTGTAAAAATGAGTGAAAAAACTCCGGTTTATTTCATTGATGAAAAGGATATAAGAGCAATTGTAAATAAGGAAAACCCTTCAGGAAAAGTTGGTGATCTAAATATTCCCGCTTTGGAAAAAAAGATCAATGCCCTTCCTGCCGTGGACAGCGCCAATGTCTATTTAAATTTAAATGGAAAACTCAATTTGGATATTAAACAAAGGGTTCCTGTTTTCAGGTTAAATAAAGATGGTCGTGATTTTTATGTAGATGAAAAAGGAATTGAATTTCCGATTTCAAAAACGTATTCTCATCCTTGCATGCTTGTCACTGGAAATGTAAAACCAGATGAGTATGAAAAACTGGCAGAACTTGTTGGAAAAATTGATAAAGATGATTTCAGTAAAAAATATTTTATTGGTATTTCAAAAAACAAAGATGATTATAACCTCCTGACAAGTGAGGGAAATTATAAGGTAGAAATTGGAGATTTAGATAATATCGAATTTAAAGTAAAAGGTTTTAAAGCATTTGTTGAGAAATATCTTGTTTATCAGGATCCTCAGAAATACAATATGATCTCAGTAAAATATCAGAATCAAATTGTAACGACATTAAATCCTTATTTTAAAGAAAATGACAGTATTTTAAATGCCGGACGTATGGAGCTGGCAAAAGTTCCTGTCATGGCAGTAGCCAGAAAAGTAGAAGCCAAAACAAAAACGGCAACTGTAAAAAAACAAAGCACAACTTCCAAACCGAAGGAAAGCATAAAGCCAAAAACTACAGCTAAACCGAAGGAAACAAAAAAGACACCTGAGAAGAAAGCAGTAACAAAGCCTAAAGGAAAAGTTAAAATAGAATAA